One stretch of Rhodopirellula islandica DNA includes these proteins:
- the accC gene encoding acetyl-CoA carboxylase biotin carboxylase subunit, with the protein MFERILIANRGEIALRVIRACREMGIESVAVYSEADKDSMHVKLADHAYCVGTNRSADSYLKIDRIIATAEVAGVDAIHPGYGFLAENAQFNEQCRSSGFEFIGPSPTAMDKLGDKNTARSMAIAQNVPVVPGSDGLIADFDRAIDTAKEIGFPVLIKATAGGGGKGMRVAETEDVLKSQLEAARNEAIAAFGNGGVYLEKFIQQPRHIEVQVIADTHGNVCHLFERDCSVQRRHQKLVEEAPSPDLPADRREAICDAAVRMIAGADYAGAGTVEFIVDKEYNFYFIEVNARIQVEHPVSEMITGVDLIQEQIRVASGLPLSFRQEELTCTGHAIECRLNAEDPTKNFQPCPGKIESMFVPGGMGVRFDSHVKSGYVVPPYYDSMIGKLIVHRPTREQAIATMLRALQELQIEGITTTAGFHNWILQNEAFVNGTVDTKFVDRNYKGQTS; encoded by the coding sequence ATGTTCGAACGAATTCTGATCGCCAATCGAGGCGAGATTGCGCTGCGTGTGATTCGCGCTTGTCGTGAAATGGGCATTGAGTCGGTCGCCGTCTACAGCGAAGCCGACAAAGATTCCATGCACGTCAAATTGGCGGACCATGCGTACTGTGTTGGCACCAACCGCAGCGCAGACAGCTACCTGAAAATCGATCGCATCATCGCCACGGCAGAAGTCGCCGGCGTCGATGCCATCCATCCCGGCTACGGCTTCTTGGCGGAAAACGCTCAATTCAATGAGCAATGCCGAAGCAGCGGGTTCGAATTCATTGGCCCCTCGCCAACGGCGATGGACAAACTGGGCGACAAAAACACCGCTCGCTCGATGGCCATTGCCCAGAACGTCCCGGTCGTCCCCGGCAGCGATGGATTGATCGCGGACTTTGACCGCGCCATCGACACCGCCAAAGAGATCGGCTTTCCCGTGCTGATCAAAGCCACCGCAGGTGGTGGCGGCAAAGGCATGCGGGTCGCAGAAACCGAAGATGTCCTCAAAAGCCAACTCGAAGCGGCTCGCAACGAAGCCATCGCGGCATTCGGCAATGGCGGTGTTTACCTGGAAAAATTCATCCAGCAACCACGTCACATCGAAGTCCAAGTGATCGCGGACACACACGGCAACGTGTGCCACCTGTTCGAACGTGACTGCAGCGTCCAACGACGACACCAAAAACTGGTCGAAGAAGCCCCCAGCCCGGACCTGCCCGCTGATCGCCGCGAAGCGATCTGCGATGCTGCCGTGCGAATGATCGCTGGCGCCGACTACGCCGGTGCGGGAACCGTCGAGTTCATCGTCGACAAGGAATACAACTTCTACTTCATCGAAGTCAACGCTCGGATCCAAGTCGAACACCCGGTCTCCGAAATGATCACCGGCGTGGACCTGATCCAAGAACAAATCCGAGTCGCTTCGGGACTGCCTCTGTCGTTCCGCCAAGAAGAACTGACGTGCACCGGTCACGCGATCGAATGCCGACTCAACGCGGAAGACCCAACCAAGAACTTCCAACCTTGCCCCGGCAAAATTGAATCGATGTTCGTGCCCGGCGGCATGGGAGTTCGATTCGATTCGCACGTGAAGTCGGGCTACGTGGTCCCGCCTTACTACGATTCGATGATCGGCAAACTGATCGTCCATCGCCCCACGCGAGAACAAGCGATCGCGACGATGCTGCGTGCGTTGCAGGAATTGCAAATCGAAGGCATCACGACAACGGCTGGATTCCACAACTGGATCCTACAAAACGAAGCCTTTGTGAATGGCACCGTGGACACCAAGTTCGTCGACCGGAACTACAAAGGCCAAACGTCTTAA
- a CDS encoding NAD-dependent epimerase/dehydratase family protein, giving the protein MRVFVTGGTGLLGNTILRQLSGAGHDLIALVRGEPDSQVFDGIHTQFAHGDLLDQTAIQDAVSQCDAVIHSAGLIHLGWHRLEDSLAVNRDGTQTIVDACLHHDCKLVHVGTVNTLGIADRDGVANEDTPLDHAGGQIPCSYVLSKRAGNEVILKGVQDGLKAVLVHPGFMLGPWDWKPSSGRMLLEVSKAWRPLSPSGGNSTCDSRDVAAATIRAAEKLLANEIPAGRQYILAGHNMRYLELWKAMTKAMDARQPIMRAGPAQRWIAGVAGDIVGKLLPHEVDFNSAAMGMSSQYHYYDSSRAQSELDYKIRPFEESLSDAADWIRQHHR; this is encoded by the coding sequence ATGCGAGTCTTTGTGACTGGCGGCACTGGCTTGCTAGGCAACACGATCCTTCGCCAACTGTCGGGCGCCGGTCATGACTTGATCGCCTTGGTGCGAGGCGAACCTGACTCGCAAGTCTTCGATGGCATCCACACTCAATTCGCTCACGGCGATTTGCTCGATCAAACAGCGATCCAAGATGCCGTGTCCCAGTGTGACGCGGTCATCCATTCCGCTGGCCTGATTCACCTGGGCTGGCACCGCCTCGAGGACTCCCTGGCTGTCAATCGCGATGGCACCCAAACCATCGTCGACGCCTGCCTGCATCACGACTGCAAGCTCGTTCACGTCGGCACCGTCAACACGCTCGGTATCGCGGACCGTGATGGGGTGGCGAACGAAGACACCCCGCTGGATCACGCCGGCGGTCAAATCCCGTGCAGCTACGTCCTCAGCAAACGAGCTGGCAACGAAGTCATTTTGAAAGGTGTTCAAGATGGTCTGAAAGCGGTCTTGGTTCACCCCGGATTCATGCTCGGACCGTGGGATTGGAAACCGAGCAGCGGCCGAATGCTGCTGGAAGTCAGCAAAGCCTGGCGTCCGCTTTCGCCTTCAGGCGGCAACAGCACCTGCGATTCCCGAGACGTGGCTGCCGCCACCATCCGCGCCGCTGAAAAGTTGCTGGCCAATGAAATCCCCGCGGGCCGGCAATACATCCTCGCTGGCCACAACATGCGATACCTCGAGCTTTGGAAAGCCATGACCAAGGCGATGGACGCCCGCCAGCCCATCATGCGAGCCGGACCAGCCCAACGCTGGATCGCAGGAGTCGCCGGAGACATTGTCGGCAAACTGCTGCCCCACGAAGTCGACTTCAACAGTGCCGCCATGGGCATGTCGAGCCAATACCACTACTACGATAGTTCGCGAGCCCAAAGCGAACTCGACTACAAAATCCGCCCCTTCGAAGAAAGCCTCTCCGACGCCGCCGACTGGATCCGCCAGCACCACCGATGA
- a CDS encoding RNA polymerase sigma factor, whose protein sequence is MDFDSTAAEPTTRESLLLRLHDPKDEFAWAEFSAIYEPVIYRLVKRRGVQDADAREIVQEILMSVAGAIERFDVTAQGSFRGWLSRITRNATIDRLRSVQSRRELTGGSSIVRIIDAVASNDRSIDGTQQDAELSHEFDRDHRQQLFRWAASKVRSRTGEKNWIAFWRTAVEDQSVAAVASDLGISEGSVYVARCRILKRIRELVHQRLSD, encoded by the coding sequence TTGGATTTTGATTCCACCGCCGCCGAACCAACCACTCGCGAAAGCCTGCTTTTGCGACTGCATGATCCCAAGGATGAATTTGCCTGGGCCGAGTTCTCCGCAATCTACGAGCCAGTCATCTACCGCTTGGTCAAGCGGCGTGGCGTGCAGGACGCGGACGCTCGTGAGATTGTGCAAGAGATTCTGATGTCGGTCGCCGGTGCGATCGAGCGGTTTGACGTGACCGCCCAAGGCTCCTTTCGCGGTTGGCTCAGCCGGATCACGCGGAACGCCACCATCGACCGACTGAGATCCGTTCAATCTCGCCGCGAACTGACCGGAGGCAGCAGCATCGTTCGAATCATCGACGCCGTTGCCTCCAACGACCGAAGCATCGACGGCACTCAACAGGACGCGGAACTTTCCCACGAGTTCGATCGCGATCATCGACAACAACTGTTTCGCTGGGCCGCCAGCAAGGTGCGATCGCGAACGGGCGAAAAGAACTGGATCGCGTTCTGGCGAACCGCCGTGGAGGACCAATCCGTCGCGGCCGTCGCCTCCGACCTCGGCATCTCCGAAGGATCCGTCTACGTCGCCAGATGTCGAATCCTCAAACGGATTCGCGAACTTGTCCACCAACGTTTGAGTGATTGA
- a CDS encoding serine/threonine-protein kinase has product MIAKQDPHFEMDKLRELLDERLPAPEADRIEYHLSNCEHCRSQLREIAGEPMWWDETVEVLSKSTFIDQSSWPARPTPSDPAEPQRSFDASLDWIRPLLQPPQDQRSGAADDTPAIGTLDQYSIHSVIGQGGMGVVLRGMDPELNRPVAIKVLSPHLAGVGAARTRFMREAQAAAAIVHPAIVPIYSVVPNARLPYLVMPCIDGGNLQQHLDREGPLELTEVVRIGLQIAEGLSAAHKNSVLHRDIKPANILIEEGNGRVLISDFGLARALDDATLTNSGMIAGTPQYMSPEQARGETLDARSDLFSLGSLLYALATGRPPFRAESPLGVLRKITETRAKPIQEINERMPGWFDNLVARLMEPDLTLRIGSADEAVTLLREVNAHVRNPTVNRLPDSLNERRPQRSLRWTLATAGLLAVVVAIATWNHRPPENTHTEQSPPTVIEPPRQIAKIPPSIPAPPSPTTDDWDAVHFNAELRSIQFTLERLAIQLEGTNSTINRDLTLGDQK; this is encoded by the coding sequence ATGATTGCCAAGCAAGACCCACACTTTGAAATGGACAAGTTGCGTGAATTGCTCGATGAGCGATTACCGGCTCCCGAAGCGGATCGCATCGAGTATCACCTCAGCAATTGCGAACACTGCCGATCGCAACTGCGAGAAATTGCCGGCGAGCCCATGTGGTGGGACGAAACCGTCGAAGTCCTCAGCAAGAGCACATTCATCGACCAAAGCAGTTGGCCTGCACGCCCAACCCCAAGCGATCCAGCCGAACCCCAGCGATCCTTCGACGCGTCCTTGGACTGGATCCGTCCCCTGCTGCAACCACCGCAGGATCAACGCTCAGGCGCCGCCGATGACACGCCTGCAATTGGCACCTTGGATCAATACTCGATTCACAGCGTGATCGGACAAGGAGGCATGGGCGTCGTGCTACGAGGCATGGATCCGGAACTGAATCGACCGGTTGCAATCAAAGTCCTCTCGCCTCACCTCGCTGGCGTTGGTGCGGCGCGGACACGCTTCATGCGGGAGGCTCAAGCTGCCGCGGCGATCGTGCACCCTGCGATTGTGCCGATTTACAGCGTCGTCCCCAACGCTCGATTGCCTTACCTGGTGATGCCCTGCATCGACGGCGGAAACCTGCAACAGCATCTTGATCGCGAAGGCCCGCTGGAGCTGACCGAAGTCGTCAGGATCGGTTTGCAAATCGCCGAAGGATTGTCAGCCGCTCACAAGAACAGCGTGCTTCACCGAGACATCAAACCCGCAAATATTTTGATCGAAGAAGGCAACGGCCGCGTCCTGATCAGTGACTTCGGACTCGCCCGAGCACTCGATGACGCCACGCTGACCAACAGCGGCATGATCGCTGGCACACCCCAGTACATGAGCCCGGAGCAAGCTCGCGGCGAAACTTTGGACGCCCGCAGCGATCTGTTCAGCTTGGGAAGCCTGCTCTACGCGCTGGCAACGGGACGACCGCCCTTCCGCGCCGAGTCCCCTCTCGGAGTCCTGCGAAAGATCACCGAGACACGTGCCAAACCCATCCAAGAGATCAATGAACGAATGCCTGGTTGGTTCGACAACTTGGTCGCTCGCCTCATGGAACCTGATCTCACGCTTCGGATCGGATCCGCAGACGAGGCGGTCACGCTCCTGCGCGAGGTCAACGCCCATGTGCGAAACCCAACGGTCAATCGACTGCCTGACTCGCTCAATGAACGTCGTCCGCAACGTTCCCTTCGATGGACGCTTGCAACGGCAGGCCTGCTAGCAGTGGTGGTCGCCATCGCAACCTGGAATCATCGCCCACCAGAAAACACTCACACGGAACAATCGCCACCAACCGTCATCGAACCACCACGACAGATCGCCAAGATACCACCCAGTATTCCCGCGCCCCCCTCTCCGACCACCGACGACTGGGACGCAGTTCACTTCAACGCAGAACTGCGTTCGATTCAGTTCACGCTGGAGCGACTGGCAATCCAACTCGAAGGAACCAACTCAACAATCAATCGCGACCTCACTCTTGGAGATCAAAAATGA
- a CDS encoding glycosyltransferase family 87 protein codes for MSAAPREGWTIGNRTVAIIAAALMLVGLVATFSRILVKYQTPGPFDPERQGLCDFHNGIYFPTRAVLAGESPYSNAYAAKYPVARQIPFFSPVILLMHAPLAVLPLHVGEVLNVILQLFLLAAIAILVAREAGYPKRYDAVLCIAMAMVYSRGGHITLFNGYFTFQLVLATFLSVVWADRRPVRAAFALLVVSAKPTYILPLGFLMLARGNWRALIGGAVLSIAGAALPLAWIAHHEGDGNIAAGVSILQQQIVDTQEVHRSMDDESPVYSWTRLDLFAIIAKWRGEDPGDLPHILAMAALLIVPMWVLFVRARRGQDDGIAGVTGGVLLTALLVSLYHQSYDSLLMIAPVAGAWMARLNGWASVSPKLRWALCGLMAFPALNYLSTRTFLLRFELPEVAVRIFTSLNGICLAISLVILCWIAFRKPADEKSQVSGNVE; via the coding sequence ATGTCGGCTGCCCCGCGGGAAGGTTGGACCATCGGGAATCGAACCGTTGCGATCATTGCTGCCGCGTTGATGTTGGTGGGTTTGGTCGCGACGTTCTCTCGCATTCTCGTCAAGTATCAAACCCCGGGGCCCTTTGATCCGGAACGCCAAGGTCTCTGTGATTTTCACAATGGGATCTACTTCCCCACGCGAGCGGTGCTGGCGGGGGAAAGCCCTTATAGCAATGCCTACGCCGCCAAGTATCCGGTCGCGAGGCAAATCCCATTCTTCTCGCCCGTGATTCTGTTGATGCACGCGCCGCTGGCGGTGCTGCCGCTGCATGTTGGCGAAGTGTTGAATGTGATTCTGCAGCTGTTTTTGCTCGCGGCGATTGCGATTCTGGTGGCTCGCGAAGCAGGGTACCCAAAGCGATACGACGCAGTGCTCTGCATTGCCATGGCGATGGTTTACAGCCGCGGTGGTCACATCACCTTGTTCAACGGCTACTTCACCTTTCAGTTGGTGTTGGCAACGTTTTTGTCAGTCGTCTGGGCGGACCGCCGGCCCGTTCGGGCGGCGTTTGCGTTGTTGGTGGTTTCGGCCAAACCAACTTATATCTTGCCGCTTGGATTCCTGATGCTGGCTCGCGGCAATTGGCGAGCATTGATTGGCGGTGCCGTGCTCAGTATTGCTGGTGCTGCTTTGCCGCTGGCTTGGATCGCACACCACGAAGGTGACGGTAACATCGCGGCGGGAGTTTCGATCCTGCAGCAGCAAATTGTCGACACGCAGGAAGTTCACCGTTCGATGGACGACGAGTCGCCCGTGTATTCTTGGACACGGCTCGATCTGTTTGCGATCATCGCGAAATGGCGAGGGGAAGACCCGGGGGATCTGCCGCACATTCTGGCGATGGCGGCACTGTTGATCGTCCCGATGTGGGTGTTGTTTGTGCGTGCCAGGCGAGGCCAGGACGATGGGATTGCTGGCGTGACCGGCGGCGTTTTGCTGACCGCTTTGTTGGTCAGCTTGTATCACCAATCGTACGACTCGCTGCTGATGATCGCGCCCGTTGCCGGGGCTTGGATGGCGAGGCTGAATGGCTGGGCAAGTGTTTCGCCCAAGCTGCGCTGGGCGTTGTGTGGCTTGATGGCGTTTCCGGCGCTGAATTATCTGTCGACACGAACGTTTCTGCTGCGGTTCGAGTTGCCAGAAGTTGCGGTGCGTATTTTCACCAGTCTCAACGGGATCTGCCTGGCGATTTCGCTGGTGATCCTGTGTTGGATTGCATTTCGAAAGCCAGCCGACGAGAAGAGTCAGGTCAGCGGGAACGTCGAGTGA
- the gpmI gene encoding 2,3-bisphosphoglycerate-independent phosphoglycerate mutase, which yields MVFTSMTATRRRPVVLIVRDGWGQNPDPKWNECNAVHLANTPVDEKLTQEYPSVLIHTSGEDVGLPAGVMGNSEVGHQNIGAGRIVDQEVMRITRAIRDESFFSNPVVVGAIEHVKQNGGRLHLLGLMSDGRVHSDLQHGMAVIDLAKRNGLVGDQLAIHAITDGRDTSPRGGIKFVSQLTDRCEASGVGVVASVIGRFYAMDRDLRWERVEAAYKLMTEGVGQTFPTASAAIESYYANPTDSNRGGDEFITASSIVPEGGSPITVQPGDAVLFMNYRGDRTREITKAFTFDEAAWKEIPGGGFDRGEKIDNLYFATMTGYETGLPVKVIFEKPAKMPNILGEYVASKGLHQFRCAETEKYPHVTFFFNDYRDNPFEEEEWGMAPSPRDVSTYDQKPEMSAEDITEKVLEQIESGKCDMIIVNYANGDMVGHTGVLKAAIEAVEKVDACVGRVVDATLAAGGSLVVTADHGNCEQMIDPETGGPHTAHTTYQVPLILVDPEFVGKPLREGGRLADIAPTVLALMGLEVPPEMTGRPLMETQTA from the coding sequence TTGGTTTTTACTTCTATGACTGCCACTCGTCGTCGTCCCGTCGTTTTGATCGTCCGTGATGGTTGGGGCCAGAACCCTGATCCCAAATGGAATGAATGCAATGCGGTTCATTTGGCCAACACACCGGTCGATGAAAAGCTGACTCAAGAGTACCCCAGTGTGCTGATTCACACGTCGGGAGAAGACGTTGGGTTGCCTGCTGGCGTGATGGGCAACAGTGAGGTCGGGCACCAGAACATCGGTGCGGGACGGATTGTCGATCAGGAAGTGATGCGAATCACGCGAGCGATTCGCGACGAGTCGTTCTTCAGCAACCCGGTGGTGGTGGGCGCGATCGAGCATGTCAAACAGAACGGCGGTCGATTGCACCTGCTGGGGCTGATGTCCGATGGTCGTGTGCACAGTGATTTGCAGCACGGCATGGCCGTGATCGACCTGGCCAAGCGGAACGGTTTGGTGGGGGATCAGCTGGCGATTCATGCGATCACCGATGGACGCGATACCTCGCCGCGTGGCGGGATCAAGTTCGTGTCGCAGTTGACGGACCGCTGTGAAGCCTCTGGTGTCGGGGTGGTGGCGTCTGTGATCGGGCGTTTTTATGCGATGGATCGTGACCTGCGTTGGGAACGCGTCGAAGCGGCCTACAAGTTGATGACCGAAGGCGTCGGGCAAACGTTCCCCACTGCCAGTGCCGCGATTGAAAGTTATTACGCCAATCCCACCGATAGCAATCGAGGTGGAGACGAGTTCATCACAGCGTCCTCGATTGTTCCTGAAGGCGGTTCGCCAATCACGGTCCAGCCTGGCGATGCGGTGTTGTTCATGAACTACCGCGGCGACCGAACGCGAGAAATCACCAAGGCGTTCACCTTTGATGAGGCGGCTTGGAAAGAGATTCCAGGCGGCGGATTCGATCGCGGTGAGAAGATCGACAATTTGTACTTCGCGACGATGACAGGCTATGAGACCGGGTTGCCGGTCAAGGTGATCTTCGAGAAACCCGCCAAGATGCCAAACATTCTTGGTGAGTACGTGGCTTCCAAAGGTTTGCACCAATTTCGCTGTGCGGAAACCGAGAAGTACCCGCACGTGACGTTCTTCTTCAATGATTATCGAGACAATCCTTTTGAAGAAGAGGAGTGGGGCATGGCTCCTTCGCCCCGCGATGTTTCCACCTACGATCAAAAGCCGGAAATGTCCGCGGAGGACATCACGGAAAAAGTGCTGGAGCAAATTGAGTCGGGCAAGTGCGACATGATCATCGTCAACTATGCCAACGGCGACATGGTCGGCCACACAGGAGTTTTGAAAGCTGCGATTGAGGCGGTTGAGAAGGTGGATGCCTGTGTCGGCCGAGTGGTCGATGCGACCTTGGCGGCGGGCGGGTCATTGGTCGTCACTGCCGATCATGGCAACTGCGAGCAAATGATTGATCCTGAAACGGGTGGCCCCCACACGGCACACACGACCTACCAGGTCCCGTTGATTCTGGTGGATCCAGAGTTCGTTGGCAAACCTTTGCGTGAGGGCGGTCGTTTGGCTGATATCGCTCCCACCGTGTTGGCGTTGATGGGGCTGGAAGTGCCACCTGAAATGACCGGGCGTCCTCTGATGGAAACTCAGACCGCCTGA
- a CDS encoding group I truncated hemoglobin: MSQSELDLLDQLGGTDGIRRVVDEMYVRVLADPELTHFFEGVPIEKLARMQAEFIASITSGEIEYTGADLTRVHAGRGITRAHFSTFCGHLTDALEAKNVPSHAIHQVLGKLAMYSDKVTGSSNVDG, encoded by the coding sequence ATGAGTCAATCTGAACTCGACCTATTAGACCAGCTCGGCGGCACCGACGGGATCCGTCGCGTCGTCGACGAGATGTATGTCCGCGTGCTAGCGGACCCAGAGTTGACTCATTTCTTTGAGGGAGTTCCCATCGAGAAATTGGCGCGGATGCAGGCTGAGTTCATCGCTTCGATCACTTCGGGCGAGATTGAGTACACGGGCGCGGACCTCACCAGGGTTCACGCCGGTCGTGGAATCACCCGGGCCCATTTCTCAACGTTTTGTGGTCACTTGACGGATGCATTGGAAGCGAAGAATGTCCCCTCGCATGCCATTCATCAGGTGCTCGGTAAATTGGCGATGTACAGCGATAAAGTCACCGGTTCGAGCAACGTCGACGGTTGA
- a CDS encoding sugar phosphate isomerase/epimerase family protein, which translates to MFKNFCPSALGINGRQSELIELALTYAFRGMDVDMHDMLRRSQRTTFEDASKYLKASDIKIGSFQLAIDLDSDDDTFTAAVAQLHPLGEIAQQLGAERALIRVPAATNRLPFNEFFDVQRNRLGQIADVLGQREIKLGVGFRAGTELLEGKEFTFVNNVETFRALVDAVPNENVGYVIDTWDWVVGDGAMDQLSEISGEKIVALRLGSVPAEADMATVKSTDRLLPELNGMTLDHVKVVSHLNETNFSGPMSPTASTSQYKGQTREFLVQKSQEAIDGICKEAGMTVAPLPMDLIEDIPYEPTPM; encoded by the coding sequence ATGTTTAAAAACTTCTGTCCTTCCGCGCTTGGCATCAACGGTCGTCAAAGCGAGTTGATCGAATTGGCCCTGACTTACGCATTTCGCGGCATGGACGTCGACATGCACGACATGCTTCGTCGTTCGCAGCGAACCACGTTCGAAGACGCTTCGAAGTACCTCAAGGCTTCGGATATCAAAATCGGCTCGTTCCAATTGGCGATCGATTTGGATTCCGACGACGACACGTTCACAGCCGCAGTGGCTCAGTTGCACCCGCTTGGCGAAATCGCTCAGCAACTCGGTGCGGAACGCGCTTTGATTCGCGTCCCAGCGGCGACCAATCGGTTGCCGTTCAACGAGTTCTTCGATGTCCAGCGCAACCGCTTGGGGCAAATCGCAGATGTCTTGGGCCAACGCGAGATCAAATTGGGCGTTGGGTTCCGAGCCGGAACGGAATTGCTGGAAGGCAAAGAGTTCACCTTCGTCAACAACGTGGAGACCTTCCGTGCGTTGGTCGACGCGGTGCCGAACGAAAATGTTGGCTACGTGATCGATACCTGGGACTGGGTTGTTGGCGACGGTGCCATGGACCAGCTCAGCGAAATCTCGGGTGAAAAGATTGTTGCTTTGCGTCTCGGGTCGGTCCCCGCAGAAGCTGACATGGCGACCGTGAAGTCGACCGACCGTCTGCTTCCCGAATTGAACGGCATGACATTGGATCACGTGAAGGTCGTCAGTCACCTGAACGAAACCAACTTCAGCGGCCCAATGAGCCCCACGGCATCGACGTCGCAGTACAAAGGTCAAACCCGCGAATTCTTGGTTCAGAAATCCCAAGAAGCGATCGATGGGATCTGCAAAGAGGCCGGCATGACCGTGGCTCCATTGCCCATGGATTTGATCGAAGACATTCCTTACGAACCGACCCCCATGTGA
- a CDS encoding agmatine deiminase family protein, whose protein sequence is MNVPVSQSAAGLPSSASYRFPAEWEPCKAVWLAWPHNRDTWPGHFGPVPAAFARFVLAIHQSTPVRILAAGSVAEDCRARLCEIGLSEGDSLRIVDVPTNDCWVRDYGPTFVFDSQQGKVAVNWRFNAWGGKYEPFDADAAAGAEIAKWAGLRRIDGGLTMEGGALETDGAGRLLVNPGCLIDPARNPGVSKEEISQRLNQCLGVHEIVWVDGGAPAGDDTDGHIDQIARFLDPENVVCAVADSEEDASFAGLEANFRKLRLWSRQTEPGVTVHRLPTPAPREIDGAAVPQSYCNFLRLGEKRMLVPTFRSAESDERALALLRAWCPGVEVVGVDCFDIAWGLGALHCASCHEPAEFPV, encoded by the coding sequence GTGAACGTGCCGGTTTCCCAGTCTGCAGCCGGTTTGCCATCATCGGCCAGTTATCGCTTTCCCGCCGAATGGGAGCCTTGCAAGGCCGTTTGGTTGGCTTGGCCTCACAATCGCGACACTTGGCCAGGCCATTTCGGGCCTGTGCCAGCTGCTTTTGCTCGATTTGTTCTCGCGATCCATCAGTCGACCCCGGTGCGAATTCTGGCAGCGGGTTCGGTTGCCGAGGATTGTCGCGCCCGCCTGTGCGAGATTGGGCTTTCTGAAGGTGATTCGTTGCGGATCGTCGACGTTCCCACCAACGATTGTTGGGTTCGGGACTACGGTCCGACCTTTGTCTTCGACTCGCAGCAAGGAAAGGTTGCCGTCAACTGGCGATTCAACGCTTGGGGCGGGAAATACGAGCCTTTTGATGCCGACGCTGCCGCGGGAGCGGAAATCGCCAAATGGGCTGGTCTGCGGCGAATCGACGGCGGTTTGACGATGGAAGGCGGGGCTCTGGAGACGGACGGGGCAGGGCGTTTGTTGGTCAATCCAGGGTGTTTGATTGACCCGGCTCGCAATCCCGGGGTGTCAAAAGAGGAGATCTCGCAACGTTTGAATCAATGCCTTGGCGTTCATGAAATTGTGTGGGTCGATGGTGGCGCTCCGGCGGGGGATGACACCGATGGGCACATCGACCAGATCGCGCGGTTCTTGGATCCGGAGAACGTTGTCTGTGCCGTGGCGGATTCCGAGGAGGACGCCAGTTTTGCGGGTTTGGAGGCGAATTTCCGCAAGTTGAGATTGTGGTCGCGGCAAACGGAGCCCGGTGTGACCGTTCATCGTTTGCCGACCCCGGCACCTCGTGAAATCGATGGTGCCGCTGTGCCGCAGAGTTACTGCAATTTCCTGCGGTTGGGGGAAAAGCGAATGTTGGTGCCGACCTTTCGGTCCGCGGAGAGCGATGAGCGGGCGTTGGCCTTGCTCCGTGCCTGGTGCCCCGGCGTTGAGGTGGTCGGGGTGGACTGCTTTGACATTGCTTGGGGGCTAGGGGCGCTTCATTGTGCCAGTTGCCACGAGCCGGCTGAATTTCCGGTTTGA
- the hpf gene encoding ribosome hibernation-promoting factor, HPF/YfiA family encodes MQVNVSARHGALQPGDQALVEEKALKLRRLYDRVNAIDVTIDLENLDKPHVEFRISVEHSDDLIAHAEATTVIAALDAAIPKAEQQLRKLKEKKTEHRATAHKHIESVDTNEE; translated from the coding sequence ATGCAGGTGAACGTTTCCGCCCGGCACGGGGCATTGCAACCCGGCGACCAAGCTTTGGTCGAAGAAAAGGCCCTCAAACTGCGACGTCTTTACGATCGAGTGAATGCGATCGACGTCACCATCGACCTTGAAAACCTCGACAAACCTCATGTCGAATTTCGGATTTCCGTCGAGCATTCGGATGATTTGATCGCGCACGCGGAGGCGACCACCGTCATCGCTGCCTTGGACGCAGCCATCCCGAAAGCTGAACAGCAATTGCGGAAGTTGAAAGAGAAGAAGACCGAACATCGCGCCACCGCCCACAAACACATCGAAAGCGTCGACACCAACGAGGAATGA